A genomic segment from Bacillota bacterium encodes:
- a CDS encoding sugar ABC transporter ATP-binding protein, translating to MGDQPIVTLRAVSKRFGGVEALKDVSLAIERGTIHALVGENGAGKSTLGKIIGGVYRPDSGQVLVEGRPVAYGSPRDALADGIALISQEVTLVPQRTVMENVFLGIESVRRGFVQEREMRRRYEDLVATSGLYIPPDALVFSLRVAEQKKVEILRAVARNARVIIMDEPTAALSAEETQKLFALVRRLKAAGTTIIYVSHFLQEVLSLADRVTVLRNGQCIRTSPVADETLESLVEAMLGRYVALGFPDKVYPPEEAPVVLSVEGLTREGVFSDITFHVREGEIVGLAGLVGSGRSEIARAIFGADVRTAGIVRVRGRPVNPRSPREAIRAGIAMLPESRKLQGLILKLPVGWNVSLPHLGLVARGPFVRPLVEHHQVEQLLAELDVRPRDPRVEARSLSGGNQQKVLFAKWLFGRPDVLIADEPTAGVDVGAKRAIYRLIHSLAARGMAVVLISSDLGEVLGLAHRVLALRRGRIVGEFTGATAAEDRVMRAIFAADQGGADR from the coding sequence ATGGGCGATCAGCCGATCGTAACCCTGCGGGCCGTGAGCAAGCGCTTCGGCGGGGTTGAGGCGCTTAAGGACGTCTCCCTCGCCATCGAGCGGGGGACGATCCATGCCCTGGTGGGCGAAAACGGGGCGGGGAAGTCAACCCTGGGGAAGATCATCGGGGGGGTGTACCGGCCAGACAGCGGACAGGTCCTGGTCGAGGGGCGTCCGGTCGCCTACGGCTCCCCGCGCGACGCGCTCGCGGACGGCATCGCCCTGATCTCGCAGGAGGTTACGCTGGTCCCCCAGCGCACGGTCATGGAGAACGTCTTCCTCGGCATCGAGAGCGTCCGGCGGGGGTTCGTACAAGAACGCGAAATGCGCAGGCGCTACGAGGATCTGGTAGCTACCTCCGGCCTGTACATCCCCCCGGACGCCCTCGTGTTCTCCTTGCGCGTGGCCGAGCAGAAGAAGGTCGAGATCTTGAGGGCCGTCGCCCGAAACGCGCGCGTCATCATCATGGACGAGCCCACCGCCGCCCTGTCCGCCGAGGAGACACAGAAGCTGTTCGCCCTGGTACGGAGGCTGAAGGCCGCCGGAACCACGATAATATACGTCTCGCACTTCCTTCAGGAGGTGCTCTCGCTCGCGGACCGGGTCACGGTGCTGCGTAACGGGCAGTGTATAAGGACGTCTCCGGTGGCCGACGAAACGCTGGAAAGCCTGGTGGAGGCCATGCTCGGCCGGTACGTAGCGCTCGGCTTCCCGGACAAGGTGTACCCGCCGGAAGAGGCCCCGGTTGTGCTCTCGGTGGAGGGACTGACGCGGGAGGGAGTGTTCTCGGACATTACCTTTCACGTCCGCGAGGGCGAGATCGTGGGGCTGGCGGGGCTCGTGGGGAGCGGACGTTCCGAGATCGCCCGGGCCATATTCGGGGCGGACGTGCGCACGGCCGGCATCGTCCGGGTACGCGGGCGGCCGGTCAATCCGCGCTCCCCCCGGGAAGCGATAAGGGCCGGAATAGCCATGCTGCCCGAGAGCCGTAAGCTCCAGGGGCTCATCCTGAAGCTGCCCGTGGGGTGGAACGTCTCGCTACCTCACCTCGGGTTGGTGGCGCGGGGACCGTTCGTGAGGCCGCTCGTAGAGCACCACCAAGTGGAGCAGTTGCTGGCGGAACTCGACGTCAGGCCCCGGGACCCGCGGGTCGAAGCGAGGTCCCTGTCGGGAGGCAACCAGCAGAAGGTGCTGTTTGCCAAGTGGCTTTTCGGGCGGCCCGACGTGCTGATCGCGGACGAGCCCACCGCCGGGGTGGATGTGGGTGCCAAGAGGGCCATATACCGGCTGATCCATTCCCTAGCCGCAAGAGGCATGGCCGTTGTACTGATCTCCTCTGACCTGGGTGAGGTACTCGGACTGGCCCACCGCGTGCTCGCTCTGCGCCGGGGCCGGATCGTCGGGGAGTTCACAGGCGCAACTGCTGCGGAGGACAGGGTGATGCGGGCCATCTTTGCTGCAGATCAGGGTGGTGCTGACCGGTGA
- a CDS encoding ABC transporter permease, translating into MSEQERQAGATGKGERRLVSLRAILRNYGIILAFLVLFAVLSLSTPAFLTPRNLHNIVDQSAEVGIVACAMTLAIISGNFDLSVGAIFAFSGCAAAILGAGGHVGAGLVLGLLCGLTFGLLNGTIIAGFRAHSFIATLATGYIIRGLAMILTGGRLIIVSSPSFKILGQASFMGIKYPIFVLAVWVVFTWILLSRTTFGRAVYAIGGNAEAARLSGIRVDRVRTLIFGLNGLSAALAGLITVSRISQGQADIGPLVDLQAISRVVIGGTSILGGEGAVWRTVFGVLLMRLMANGFNILNVSPFYQRVFEGAVILFAVALDTLTRSRRES; encoded by the coding sequence GTGAGTGAGCAAGAGAGGCAAGCGGGGGCGACCGGGAAAGGTGAGCGGCGGCTGGTATCCTTGCGCGCTATTCTTCGCAACTACGGGATCATCCTAGCCTTCCTGGTGCTGTTTGCGGTCCTTTCGCTTTCCACCCCAGCGTTCCTAACCCCCCGCAACCTGCACAACATCGTAGACCAGTCCGCGGAGGTCGGGATCGTCGCATGTGCCATGACCCTGGCCATCATCAGTGGCAACTTCGACCTCTCGGTGGGGGCGATCTTTGCCTTCAGTGGGTGTGCCGCCGCCATCCTGGGGGCTGGGGGGCACGTAGGCGCGGGGCTGGTGCTGGGTCTCCTCTGCGGTCTGACGTTCGGGTTGCTCAACGGGACCATCATCGCAGGATTCCGGGCTCACTCGTTTATCGCCACACTCGCCACCGGCTATATTATCAGGGGACTGGCTATGATCCTGACAGGGGGGCGGCTGATCATCGTCAGCAGTCCTTCTTTCAAGATTCTGGGCCAGGCGAGCTTCATGGGCATTAAGTACCCCATCTTCGTGCTGGCAGTGTGGGTAGTGTTCACCTGGATACTACTTTCCAGGACGACCTTCGGGAGGGCCGTTTACGCAATCGGCGGCAACGCAGAGGCTGCCCGCCTCTCCGGTATACGGGTTGACCGCGTGAGGACACTGATATTCGGGCTCAATGGTCTGAGTGCGGCACTCGCAGGGCTCATCACGGTCTCGCGTATCAGCCAGGGTCAGGCCGACATCGGCCCCCTCGTGGATCTGCAGGCCATTTCAAGGGTGGTGATCGGGGGTACCAGCATACTGGGTGGGGAGGGCGCTGTCTGGCGTACCGTGTTCGGCGTCCTCCTTATGCGTCTCATGGCAAACGGCTTTAACATCCTCAACGTTTCGCCCTTTTACCAGCGGGTCTTCGAAGGCGCGGTCATCCTGTTCGCGGTTGCGCTCGACACCCTGACGCGCTCCCGCCGCGAGAGCTAG